A single window of Terriglobia bacterium DNA harbors:
- the nrfD gene encoding polysulfide reductase NrfD, translating to MSTSIITANGKATAAEPTAQVLAPPVWVDGNPPLRQITDDIAGAMEARPGKGWWICFGIAFAAVLNLGGMIAYLIAKGIGIWGLNNSVGWGFAITNFVFWIGIGHAGTLISAILLLFRQQWRTSISRSAEAMTIFAVMCAGIFPGIHVGRPWLVYFIFPYFPNQRGPLWVNFRSPLVWDVVAISTYFTISLVFWYLGMIPDLATLRDRATGGIKKFIFRLLSLGWNGSHRTWSRYEIVSLVLAGLATPLVLSVHSIVSMDFATSVLPGWHTTIFPPYFVAGAIYSGFGMVLTLLIITRSTMNLQRYITLRHLDKMAKVTMLTGMIVSYAYLTEFFAAWYGGNLYERYHFINRATGPYAWCFYMMVLCNVITPQLLWIKKARTSVAFLFVVSIMVNVGMWFERFVIIVVSLHRAFLPSAWGMFYPTIFDIGILVGSFGLFFTCFLLFIRLLPMIAMWEIKGVVGHGAHKIALSSDDQEEVAVNV from the coding sequence ATGAGCACAAGCATAATTACAGCTAACGGAAAGGCGACCGCGGCCGAGCCGACCGCCCAGGTGCTTGCGCCTCCCGTCTGGGTGGATGGTAATCCGCCTTTACGGCAGATAACGGATGACATCGCAGGAGCAATGGAGGCGCGCCCAGGCAAGGGTTGGTGGATTTGCTTTGGAATTGCCTTTGCCGCGGTGCTCAACCTTGGCGGCATGATCGCCTATCTGATTGCTAAAGGCATCGGCATCTGGGGGCTGAACAACAGCGTCGGATGGGGTTTTGCCATTACCAATTTTGTTTTTTGGATCGGCATTGGACACGCCGGCACGCTGATCTCGGCCATCCTGCTCCTCTTCCGGCAGCAATGGCGAACCTCCATCAGCAGGTCAGCCGAAGCAATGACGATCTTCGCCGTGATGTGCGCCGGCATATTTCCTGGCATCCATGTCGGCCGTCCCTGGCTGGTGTACTTCATTTTTCCCTATTTCCCTAACCAGCGAGGACCGCTTTGGGTGAATTTCCGGTCTCCGCTTGTCTGGGACGTGGTAGCGATCAGCACCTACTTCACAATCTCCCTGGTTTTCTGGTATTTGGGAATGATTCCGGACCTTGCTACCCTGCGTGATCGCGCAACGGGAGGAATCAAGAAATTTATTTTCCGGCTGTTGAGCCTCGGCTGGAACGGCTCGCACCGCACCTGGTCGCGATACGAAATTGTGAGCCTGGTGCTGGCTGGCCTGGCCACGCCGCTGGTGCTGTCCGTCCATTCCATCGTCAGCATGGACTTCGCCACTTCTGTCCTGCCGGGCTGGCACACGACAATTTTCCCCCCGTACTTCGTAGCGGGCGCAATCTATTCCGGGTTCGGCATGGTTCTGACCCTGTTGATCATCACGCGCTCTACCATGAACCTTCAGCGTTATATCACTCTCCGCCACCTCGACAAGATGGCCAAGGTAACCATGCTGACGGGAATGATCGTGAGCTATGCGTACCTCACGGAATTTTTCGCCGCATGGTACGGCGGAAATCTGTATGAGCGATATCACTTCATCAATCGTGCGACCGGCCCTTATGCCTGGTGCTTCTACATGATGGTCCTCTGCAACGTGATTACTCCGCAGTTGCTGTGGATCAAGAAAGCGCGAACGAGCGTGGCCTTCCTTTTTGTCGTATCGATCATGGTCAACGTGGGCATGTGGTTTGAGCGCTTCGTGATCATCGTGGTCTCGCTCCATCGCGCATTCCTGCCTTCAGCCTGGGGCATGTTTTATCCCACCATCTTCGACATTGGTATTCTCGTGGGCAGTTTCGGTCTGTTCTTCACCTGCTTTCTTCTGTTTATCCGGCTGCTCCCGATGATCGCCATGTGGGAGATCAAAGGCGTTGTCGGCCACGGAGCGCACAAAATAGCCCTTAGCAGCGATGACCAGGAGGAGGTGGCGGTCAATGTCTAG
- a CDS encoding TAT-variant-translocated molybdopterin oxidoreductase, which yields MSHSEQTNGDRPPCKGPKAGLVQIGEPRLTDYWKSVEELHQGPRLTGEFPGGLPSASGQPPGTTRRDFLALMGFTLAAAGLSGCRAPVQNAIPLLVGSDQIVPGVSNWYATTCRGCASSCSLLVKQRDGRPIKIEGNAESQIFGGGTCATGQATVLSLYDDERLRGPLWHGAPAKWEEIDSRVTESLRDAEAAKREIVLLSGTITSPSTRAIIDEWRARYPNFRHVEYDAISLSAMRAANEQSFGRAVVPHYAFDKARVIIGLEADFLGTWLSPVEFARQYAANRKPEGAPSLHIQFESGMSVTGSNADLRVAVAPSQVGAVAVSLLRRIARKAALPELKQERDPIDSRKLDAVAEELWKHRGESLVVSGTNDLAAQFAVNALNSALGNVGKTIDLSRPSLQRQGDDAAMAALVEKMNRGDVHALFMLGVNPAYDYHQPERFLSGLEKVALSVSFSDRRDETSSHAHAVCPDHHFLEAWGDAEPVESHISLAQPLIAPLFGTRAAQESLLKWLGHEQPDYYAYLREFWQKSIFPRQRNLQDFQSFWERSLQDGVVAIPATPPAVALKFHGDTKAALESILAKRTQAAIPDDRYELHLYESVALRDGRHANNPWLQELPDPITKTTWGNYAAVAPAMATKLNLKDGDVVRLKTETGQIELPVFIQPGQEPRTISVAMGYGRWQVGRAGQDVGVNAYHMVSAQNGHRLYSAINVQIEKTGRTEKLASTQTHFSMEGRPIVLETSLEELHKDTEAAGEAQAQPTLWAERLQGEHSWGMAIDMNSCTGCSACVVACQAENNVPVVGKDQIERIRIMHWIRIDRYYSGTEDDPVSVHQPMMCQHCQNAPCETVCPVLATSTSSEGLNQQVYNRCIGTRYCANNCPYKVRRFNWYNYTENPQFDFNMESPLGRMVLNPDVAVRSRGVMEKCSMCVQRIQLAKNVALQGKRELVDGEIQTACQQACPTQAIVFGDLKDPNSRVSQLQRSPRSYRVLDDVGARPNVGYLKKVRNPLETT from the coding sequence ATGAGTCACTCAGAACAAACGAACGGAGACCGCCCCCCCTGCAAGGGCCCGAAAGCTGGACTTGTGCAGATCGGCGAGCCCAGGCTCACCGATTACTGGAAGAGCGTGGAAGAGCTTCACCAGGGTCCGCGCCTTACCGGCGAGTTTCCCGGCGGATTGCCGTCCGCCTCTGGCCAGCCGCCGGGAACTACGCGGCGTGATTTCCTTGCGCTAATGGGTTTCACGCTTGCCGCGGCAGGACTCTCTGGATGCCGCGCTCCAGTGCAAAATGCCATTCCGCTGCTCGTAGGGTCGGACCAGATTGTTCCTGGCGTTTCCAACTGGTATGCCACAACATGCCGCGGCTGCGCTTCTTCATGTAGCTTGCTGGTGAAGCAGCGCGACGGACGCCCGATCAAGATTGAGGGCAATGCTGAGTCGCAGATCTTTGGCGGAGGAACTTGCGCTACCGGTCAAGCCACGGTGCTCTCCCTCTATGATGATGAGCGCTTACGTGGACCGCTGTGGCACGGCGCGCCGGCCAAATGGGAAGAAATCGACTCACGCGTCACGGAATCCTTACGAGACGCGGAAGCCGCAAAGCGCGAAATCGTGCTGCTCTCAGGGACCATCACAAGCCCCTCAACGCGCGCGATCATCGACGAGTGGCGAGCGCGTTATCCCAACTTCCGTCACGTTGAGTACGACGCCATCTCCTTAAGCGCAATGCGCGCCGCCAACGAGCAATCGTTCGGCCGGGCGGTTGTGCCGCATTACGCATTCGACAAAGCCCGTGTCATCATTGGTCTGGAGGCCGATTTTCTGGGCACGTGGCTCTCTCCAGTTGAGTTTGCTCGTCAGTATGCCGCGAATCGCAAGCCTGAAGGCGCACCGTCTCTTCATATTCAGTTTGAATCCGGTATGTCAGTGACCGGCAGCAATGCCGATCTGCGGGTCGCCGTTGCGCCTTCGCAAGTCGGCGCCGTAGCCGTCTCGCTGCTGCGGCGCATTGCGCGCAAGGCCGCGCTCCCCGAGCTTAAACAGGAACGAGATCCCATCGATTCCAGAAAACTGGACGCTGTTGCCGAAGAGCTCTGGAAGCATCGCGGTGAATCTCTGGTGGTCTCCGGTACGAACGACCTGGCGGCGCAATTTGCAGTGAATGCGCTCAATAGCGCCCTGGGCAATGTTGGTAAGACCATTGATCTGTCGCGCCCCTCTTTGCAGCGCCAGGGGGACGACGCGGCAATGGCGGCGTTAGTCGAGAAGATGAATCGCGGGGACGTTCACGCTTTGTTCATGCTCGGCGTGAATCCGGCCTATGACTATCACCAGCCTGAACGCTTCCTCAGCGGCCTGGAAAAAGTTGCTCTCTCAGTTTCCTTCTCTGATCGCCGTGACGAAACCAGTTCACATGCGCACGCTGTGTGTCCGGACCACCATTTCCTTGAGGCCTGGGGAGATGCCGAGCCAGTGGAGTCGCATATCAGTCTGGCCCAGCCGCTGATTGCGCCGCTCTTTGGAACGCGCGCAGCACAGGAAAGTTTGCTGAAGTGGCTTGGGCATGAACAACCCGATTATTACGCATATCTTCGCGAGTTCTGGCAAAAAAGCATCTTCCCCCGGCAAAGAAACTTACAGGACTTCCAAAGTTTCTGGGAGCGCTCACTTCAGGATGGTGTTGTAGCTATTCCCGCCACGCCCCCCGCTGTGGCGCTCAAGTTCCACGGCGATACGAAGGCTGCGCTTGAATCGATTCTGGCAAAGCGAACCCAGGCGGCGATTCCTGACGACCGCTACGAACTTCACTTGTATGAAAGTGTGGCCTTGCGCGATGGCCGCCATGCCAATAATCCCTGGCTCCAGGAACTTCCCGATCCCATCACCAAAACAACATGGGGCAACTATGCTGCTGTTGCGCCCGCAATGGCAACGAAGCTCAATCTAAAAGATGGTGACGTTGTGCGGTTGAAGACTGAAACTGGACAAATAGAACTTCCGGTATTCATCCAGCCGGGCCAGGAGCCACGCACAATTTCCGTGGCAATGGGCTACGGGCGGTGGCAGGTTGGACGAGCAGGACAGGACGTTGGCGTGAATGCCTATCACATGGTCAGCGCCCAGAACGGCCACCGCCTCTATAGCGCAATAAATGTTCAGATAGAAAAAACTGGACGCACGGAAAAACTAGCCAGCACACAGACGCACTTTTCCATGGAAGGCCGCCCCATCGTGCTGGAGACATCGCTGGAGGAGCTGCACAAAGACACCGAAGCCGCCGGCGAGGCGCAGGCGCAACCCACGCTCTGGGCGGAACGTCTCCAGGGAGAGCATTCCTGGGGCATGGCCATTGACATGAATTCATGCACAGGCTGTTCGGCGTGCGTGGTTGCGTGCCAGGCGGAAAACAACGTTCCCGTGGTGGGCAAAGACCAGATCGAGCGCATACGCATCATGCACTGGATCCGTATTGACCGCTATTACAGCGGGACGGAAGACGATCCCGTAAGCGTTCATCAGCCGATGATGTGCCAGCATTGCCAGAACGCTCCGTGTGAAACGGTCTGTCCGGTGCTGGCCACCAGCACCAGCTCTGAGGGACTCAACCAGCAGGTTTATAACCGCTGCATCGGCACGCGCTATTGCGCAAACAATTGCCCATACAAAGTGCGCCGCTTCAATTGGTACAACTACACGGAAAATCCGCAATTCGACTTCAACATGGAGAGCCCGCTCGGGCGTATGGTTCTGAACCCTGACGTCGCGGTGCGCTCGCGCGGCGTCATGGAAAAATGCAGCATGTGCGTGCAGCGGATCCAGTTGGCCAAAAACGTCGCGCTGCAGGGAAAACGCGAACTGGTCGATGGCGAGATCCAGACCGCGTGCCAACAGGCCTGCCCGACGCAGGCAATCGTGTTTGGCGACCTCAAAGACCCCAACAGCCGGGTCTCTCAACTGCAACGAAGCCCGCGCAGTTACCGCGTGCTTGACGATGTGGGAGCGCGGCCAAATGTAGGGTACTTGAAAAAAGTCCGTAACCCCCTGGAGACCACGTAA
- a CDS encoding cytochrome c family protein has product MRLQLVLMGIVAMVVAGGAGAYQLSRIGIHQGYSPEQPIAFPHKVHAGDNKIPCLYCHSAARTSRHAGIPPASVCMNCHTILEKQTVEIEKLKEAVQQQRPIRWVKVHNLPDFVYFNHSQHVVSGVACQSCHGPVETMQRIEQVKPLTMGWCLQCHREHAKMPTGDFARAALSLTKRQKPVAGLDCASCHY; this is encoded by the coding sequence ATGCGATTGCAATTGGTGCTGATGGGGATCGTGGCTATGGTCGTTGCGGGCGGCGCCGGAGCATATCAGCTCTCGCGCATCGGCATTCATCAGGGGTACTCGCCGGAGCAGCCGATCGCTTTTCCCCACAAAGTGCATGCCGGTGACAACAAGATCCCCTGTCTCTATTGCCACTCCGCCGCACGGACGAGCCGTCATGCGGGTATTCCACCAGCAAGTGTGTGCATGAATTGCCACACGATCCTGGAGAAGCAGACCGTCGAGATTGAAAAGCTGAAAGAAGCGGTGCAGCAGCAACGGCCCATTCGATGGGTAAAGGTCCACAACCTACCCGACTTTGTCTATTTCAATCACAGCCAGCATGTCGTTTCCGGGGTGGCGTGCCAGAGCTGTCACGGGCCGGTGGAAACAATGCAGCGGATCGAACAGGTTAAGCCGCTGACCATGGGATGGTGTCTCCAGTGCCATCGCGAACACGCCAAGATGCCCACCGGGGATTTTGCACGCGCTGCACTCAGTCTTACAAAAAGGCAGAAGCCGGTGGCAGGGTTGGACTGCGCAAGCTGTCACTACTAG
- a CDS encoding respiratory nitrate reductase subunit gamma, with protein sequence MRLNFLFAGWPYIALSLLAVGLAVRYLLERKRMDAVKTEMAEGWSLFGGANIWRAGVALLLVVHAAVLLLPHSVLAWNNNPARLYLFEAIAFGAGLAALAGWAKVTWRQVSHGNRSVITELSDTVFLALLFVAIASGVLMAVLYRWGSSWGALVLTPYIASILRGRPAPGLATQMPFFVRLHVFSAFAMLAVLPLTRLAAFFVFALHSVLALLTRPVSAAGHSAERWLRRHNPAPWLWPEED encoded by the coding sequence GTGAGATTGAATTTTCTTTTTGCTGGATGGCCTTATATCGCTCTTTCGCTGCTTGCGGTGGGACTGGCGGTCCGCTACCTATTGGAGCGGAAGCGCATGGACGCTGTCAAAACTGAGATGGCCGAGGGCTGGAGCCTGTTTGGTGGTGCAAATATCTGGCGCGCCGGCGTGGCTTTGCTGCTCGTGGTGCACGCGGCCGTTCTGCTGCTTCCGCATTCTGTACTTGCGTGGAACAACAATCCCGCGCGGCTTTACCTGTTCGAAGCTATCGCTTTCGGCGCCGGGTTGGCGGCGCTGGCCGGGTGGGCTAAAGTGACCTGGAGACAAGTTTCCCACGGCAATCGATCCGTTATCACTGAATTGTCAGACACGGTCTTTCTTGCCCTGTTGTTTGTTGCAATCGCTTCCGGTGTGCTCATGGCGGTCCTGTATCGCTGGGGATCGTCGTGGGGCGCACTCGTTCTTACGCCGTATATAGCTTCCATTTTGCGGGGCAGACCGGCGCCGGGACTGGCAACGCAGATGCCATTTTTTGTGCGGTTGCATGTGTTCTCCGCGTTCGCCATGCTTGCGGTCCTACCGCTCACTCGCCTGGCAGCATTCTTCGTTTTTGCTCTGCACTCTGTCCTGGCGCTTCTGACCCGTCCTGTTTCCGCCGCAGGTCATTCCGCAGAGCGCTGGCTGCGCAGGCACAATCCCGCGCCCTGGCTGTGGCCGGAGGAGGATTAG
- a CDS encoding cytochrome c: MGLVACRSIENLRRFLVLALLIALGVQASWAEDNPENTASKFSPEAAATFNKRCTACHTYGKGIKVGPDLKGVTERRKRDWLVKFIHASSVVIKSGDRTATDLFAQFKQQRMPDWTDLSEKQINDILDYVAIGGPDIKPADERSAELGTTADAENGHDLFSGRKGLKYGAQACAVCHSVQGAVWGGSLGPDLGKTYFKYQDRALTEFLRHPCFQWSAGTPGTHYLTAKESFSLKVFLRQVALQQRSETDKREERSRSAKADGSSDHSVQAGLGDTQKGKAP; encoded by the coding sequence ATGGGATTGGTAGCTTGTCGTTCTATTGAGAATCTGCGTCGGTTTCTTGTTCTTGCCCTTCTCATAGCACTCGGAGTACAGGCGTCCTGGGCTGAGGATAATCCGGAAAACACCGCGTCGAAATTCTCTCCCGAAGCTGCCGCGACTTTTAACAAGCGTTGCACTGCGTGCCACACCTATGGCAAGGGAATCAAGGTTGGGCCCGACCTGAAGGGCGTGACGGAGCGGCGCAAGCGCGACTGGCTGGTCAAATTCATCCACGCCTCATCCGTGGTGATCAAATCGGGAGATCGCACGGCCACGGATCTATTCGCGCAGTTCAAACAGCAGCGCATGCCGGATTGGACCGACCTTTCAGAAAAGCAAATCAATGACATTCTCGATTACGTTGCCATTGGCGGCCCCGACATCAAGCCGGCCGATGAGCGCAGCGCAGAACTTGGCACCACGGCAGATGCTGAAAACGGCCACGACTTATTTTCCGGCCGCAAAGGTTTGAAATACGGCGCACAGGCCTGCGCGGTGTGTCACTCCGTTCAGGGCGCGGTCTGGGGCGGAAGCCTGGGACCTGACCTGGGTAAAACATACTTCAAGTATCAGGACCGCGCGCTCACTGAGTTCCTCCGCCATCCGTGTTTTCAGTGGAGCGCTGGAACGCCGGGTACACATTACCTGACAGCGAAAGAATCTTTCTCGCTGAAGGTTTTCCTGCGGCAAGTGGCATTGCAGCAGAGATCCGAGACGGACAAGAGAGAAGAACGCTCTCGCTCCGCAAAGGCGGATGGAAGCTCGGACCATAGCGTTCAAGCCGGGTTGGGCGATACGCAGAAAGGAAAAGCCCCGTGA